One Pseudodesulfovibrio cashew DNA window includes the following coding sequences:
- a CDS encoding ABC transporter substrate-binding protein: protein MKRLFFTLLFILLLATPARAATLKDDTGTTLFFDKPFERIISLYAAHTENLFNLGLDDRIIGVSATEDYPFQALAKPAFSPHDGVERFLAAKPDLVLIRPMQYRAYPGLWRALRNHHIQVAALQPNTVEEMYAYWRTLGRLTGRELEAERMVGDFKEGLEAALQRLDRITENRRPNVFFEAIHRKYATFSPGSMPLFVLQMAGGRNAAADATPHHGTNIANYGLERVLAKGARIDVYLAQYGKMNQVDVKSIMTVPAASRIKAVRDRNVFLVDEHLVSRPTMRLLSGIETVYRLLHPVPVNQ from the coding sequence GTGAAACGCCTCTTCTTCACTCTTCTGTTCATTCTCCTGCTCGCTACCCCGGCCCGCGCGGCCACGCTGAAGGACGACACCGGGACCACCCTCTTTTTCGACAAGCCCTTCGAGCGCATCATATCCCTGTACGCGGCGCACACCGAGAACCTTTTCAACCTGGGGCTGGACGACCGAATCATAGGCGTGAGCGCAACCGAGGACTACCCGTTCCAGGCCTTGGCCAAACCAGCCTTTTCTCCCCATGACGGCGTGGAGAGATTTCTGGCGGCCAAGCCCGACCTGGTTCTCATCCGCCCCATGCAATACAGGGCCTACCCCGGCCTGTGGCGTGCCCTGAGGAATCACCACATCCAGGTGGCGGCGTTGCAGCCGAACACGGTGGAGGAAATGTACGCCTACTGGCGGACTCTGGGCCGCCTGACCGGCAGGGAGTTGGAGGCCGAGCGGATGGTCGGCGACTTCAAGGAAGGGCTGGAGGCAGCTCTCCAAAGGTTGGACCGCATCACGGAAAATCGCCGCCCCAACGTGTTTTTCGAGGCCATCCACCGCAAGTATGCGACCTTCTCCCCAGGCTCCATGCCCCTGTTCGTGCTGCAGATGGCCGGAGGCCGCAACGCCGCGGCCGATGCCACCCCCCACCACGGCACCAACATCGCCAACTACGGTCTGGAGCGCGTGCTGGCCAAGGGAGCACGCATCGACGTATATCTCGCCCAATACGGCAAAATGAACCAGGTGGACGTCAAGAGCATCATGACCGTCCCGGCTGCTTCGCGGATCAAGGCGGTGCGCGACCGGAACGTATTCCTGGTGGACGAACATCTGGTCTCACGCCCGACCATGCGGCTGCTCAGCGGCATAGAAACCGTATACCGGCTGCTGCATCCCGTGCCGGTCAACCAATGA
- a CDS encoding Hpt domain-containing protein translates to MNDDPMIEEFFSEVNDKYYPQVMEGLEMLEGDDVGSGIEILARPLHTIKGVTGFMAGFEPASHFTHKIEDFLKKVQAGEVESSPENLTLLARGVNMIFQVLEQLRDNDVDEEEQEEVLALIMEASSTGQSDVGPAGAGVEVETRDQVTILRVKDPRVHLESQYKPIMSAIMCVEPGDRILLDLSDVLTFGSTAWAAVASMGTTFKIAACHLSPDAKQMLYGWGFDNTIAIYPDEDTYFTTQ, encoded by the coding sequence ATGAACGACGATCCGATGATCGAGGAATTCTTTTCCGAGGTAAACGACAAGTACTACCCGCAGGTCATGGAAGGCCTTGAGATGCTGGAGGGTGACGACGTCGGCTCGGGTATCGAGATACTCGCCCGCCCGCTACACACCATCAAGGGCGTGACGGGATTCATGGCCGGTTTCGAACCGGCGTCCCATTTCACGCACAAGATCGAAGACTTTCTCAAGAAGGTCCAGGCCGGCGAGGTCGAATCCTCCCCCGAGAACCTCACCCTTCTCGCGCGCGGCGTAAACATGATCTTCCAGGTTCTGGAGCAACTTCGCGACAACGACGTTGACGAAGAGGAGCAGGAAGAAGTCCTCGCCCTCATCATGGAGGCGTCCAGCACAGGTCAATCCGACGTCGGCCCCGCCGGTGCGGGCGTGGAAGTGGAGACCCGCGACCAGGTGACCATCCTCCGGGTCAAGGACCCCCGCGTCCACCTGGAGTCACAGTACAAGCCGATCATGTCGGCCATCATGTGCGTGGAACCGGGAGACCGCATTCTCCTCGATCTTTCGGACGTCCTGACCTTCGGCTCCACAGCCTGGGCCGCCGTGGCCAGCATGGGAACCACTTTCAAGATTGCGGCCTGCCACCTTTCGCCGGATGCGAAACAGATGCTCTACGGCTGGGGATTCGATAACACCATCGCCATCTACCCTGACGAAGACACCTACTTCACGACGCAGTAA
- a CDS encoding response regulator: MRALIVEDEFLSRKILRSFLLPLFEIEVVVNGREAVEAFKLAHAENKPYDLILMDIMMPEVDGMEALARIRKMELEENLRPRAKVIMTTALDDPQTVIKTFYDGEASAYIVKPVVKDKLYEELQKLGLLHS; encoded by the coding sequence ATGAGAGCCCTCATTGTCGAAGATGAATTCCTGAGCCGCAAGATTCTCAGGTCGTTTCTTCTTCCCCTGTTCGAAATTGAAGTCGTGGTCAACGGGCGCGAGGCCGTGGAGGCCTTCAAGCTGGCGCATGCTGAAAACAAACCCTATGACCTCATCCTCATGGACATCATGATGCCGGAAGTGGACGGCATGGAAGCCCTGGCCAGAATCCGGAAGATGGAGCTCGAAGAGAATCTCCGTCCAAGGGCCAAGGTAATCATGACCACGGCCCTGGACGATCCGCAGACGGTCATCAAGACCTTCTATGACGGAGAGGCCTCCGCCTACATTGTCAAACCGGTGGTCAAGGACAAGCTCTACGAAGAACTGCAAAAACTCGGACTGCTGCACAGCTGA
- a CDS encoding heme ABC transporter ATP-binding protein: protein MDRTTYVLRDLTFGYGREPVLHGVDLDLKPGELHGIVGPNGSGKSTLLDLLAGYRSPSQGMVELNGQPVTAYSPKELAMLTALVEQTPRAAFPFTVADTVLMGRHPHMERFSPPDEQDRNAVRDALTAMDLTGLADRPLTELSGGERQRTVFARALAQDTPCLLLDEPTSSMDIRHALAVMAVLRRLAESGRTIVAVLHDLNLAAAHCDRVTVLDKGRVHASGAPTQVLTPKNISRVFDVDARVLTCGQAITLVYQSKESS, encoded by the coding sequence ATGGATAGGACCACCTACGTCCTCCGGGACCTGACTTTCGGCTACGGGCGAGAACCAGTGCTCCACGGCGTGGATCTCGATCTGAAACCAGGCGAATTGCACGGCATTGTCGGCCCCAACGGCTCCGGCAAATCCACCCTGCTTGATCTCCTGGCCGGATACCGATCTCCCTCCCAAGGCATGGTTGAACTCAATGGGCAACCTGTCACCGCATACTCCCCGAAAGAACTGGCCATGCTCACCGCCCTGGTAGAGCAGACCCCACGGGCGGCCTTCCCCTTTACCGTGGCCGATACAGTGCTCATGGGCCGTCACCCCCACATGGAACGATTTTCTCCACCGGACGAGCAAGATAGAAACGCCGTGCGCGATGCCTTGACGGCAATGGACCTGACCGGTCTTGCCGATCGTCCCCTCACGGAACTCTCGGGAGGCGAGAGGCAACGGACCGTGTTCGCCCGTGCCCTGGCTCAGGACACGCCCTGCCTGTTGCTTGACGAGCCGACTTCGAGTATGGACATCCGGCACGCGCTCGCGGTCATGGCCGTTCTGCGGCGGCTGGCCGAGTCCGGGCGAACCATTGTCGCCGTACTCCACGACCTCAACCTGGCGGCGGCCCACTGCGACCGCGTAACCGTCCTCGACAAGGGACGCGTCCATGCCAGCGGCGCTCCGACCCAGGTCCTGACCCCGAAGAACATCAGCCGGGTCTTCGACGTAGACGCCCGCGTGCTCACCTGCGGCCAAGCCATTACTCTCGTTTATCAGTCCAAGGAATCATCGTGA
- a CDS encoding FecCD family ABC transporter permease, with the protein MQNAPRNPARAGLLIALLALCLGVLAILAMGMGFISIPPGDVIAALWDGLRGAANHADPLFQSVILEVRLPRILTSISVGVGLAVAGTVFQGLLLNPLADPFTLGVSSGAAFGAALALYLGLAFLGPATLCLTAFLGAAVTLFAVIAMAGRDGELAPTNLILSGVIVSAILSAAISFIKYMADERVAAIVFWLMGSFVSRTWTDAALTGAVAVAGYALCAFYARDLNILSLGNRTAKGLGVNTGRVRLVLLLTASLVSAVCVSVSGIIGFVGLIVPHLMRFVVGPDNRLLLPASALGGGMLLLAADTLTRAVLPNEVPIGVLTALLGGPVFCWLFSRARSGRFHG; encoded by the coding sequence ATGCAAAACGCTCCCCGCAATCCCGCCCGCGCCGGTCTGCTGATCGCCCTGCTCGCCCTCTGTCTGGGCGTGCTGGCGATCCTGGCCATGGGTATGGGCTTCATCTCCATCCCGCCGGGCGACGTTATCGCCGCCCTGTGGGACGGGTTGCGGGGAGCGGCAAACCATGCCGACCCGCTTTTTCAAAGTGTAATCCTCGAAGTCCGGCTGCCGCGCATCCTGACCTCCATCTCCGTGGGCGTGGGGCTGGCCGTGGCCGGAACCGTCTTCCAGGGGCTGCTGCTCAATCCCCTGGCCGACCCCTTCACCCTGGGCGTGTCTTCGGGCGCGGCCTTCGGAGCGGCCCTGGCCCTTTACCTCGGACTGGCCTTTCTCGGCCCGGCCACCCTGTGCCTGACGGCCTTCCTGGGAGCGGCGGTCACCCTCTTCGCGGTCATCGCCATGGCCGGACGGGACGGCGAGCTGGCCCCCACCAACCTGATTCTCTCGGGTGTCATCGTTTCGGCCATCCTGTCCGCAGCAATCTCCTTCATAAAATACATGGCTGACGAACGCGTGGCCGCCATCGTCTTCTGGCTCATGGGCAGCTTTGTCTCCCGCACCTGGACCGACGCCGCACTGACCGGGGCCGTGGCAGTGGCCGGGTATGCCCTGTGCGCCTTTTACGCCCGCGATCTGAACATTCTCTCCCTGGGCAACCGCACGGCCAAGGGGCTTGGCGTAAACACGGGCCGGGTCCGTCTGGTCCTCCTGCTCACCGCCTCGCTGGTCAGCGCCGTCTGCGTCTCGGTCTCGGGCATCATCGGCTTCGTGGGGCTCATCGTTCCGCACCTGATGCGCTTCGTGGTCGGCCCAGACAATCGGCTGCTGCTCCCGGCCTCGGCCCTGGGCGGCGGCATGCTGCTCCTGGCGGCGGACACCCTGACCCGCGCCGTGCTGCCCAACGAGGTACCCATCGGCGTGCTCACCGCGCTCCTCGGTGGCCCGGTGTTCTGCTGGCTGTTCAGCCGGGCCCGCAGCGGGAGGTTCCATGGATAG
- a CDS encoding chemotaxis protein CheA, producing MQESIIQCIEDIEKQILDVADTGQSVGDAVEALGLTHMKLSSAGVIAILDMLTEGITPLNDDIVTAMLGVCEAQKRFLFALSGQLDNTASMGMMETGSSATAPMEENEEEAAKAFEAPEESTEAEVPEQTDEPEAKQKEPKAAKPKQEKQTASQAISSIRVPTDSLDRVIELVGKLMVTYAVIAQGGTSNLAQVTASLRELDNVISQLQQEVDAIRLVPLKQIFMPMHRLVKSLSQKIGKKLDFVVRGDELALDKTIVESLNEPLVHLLRNAVDHGLEDAEGRKQAGKNDTGNVTLAAWRKGDSAFIQVKDDGKGLDPDRILNKAIEKGLAEEDKEYEKDEILNFVLQSGFSTAEKITDVSGRGVGMDAVVNSIRNTLDGDVTIESELGKGAAFTISIPLDRSANEGIVDALVARVGGETYIVPSRDVVEIYMPKLHEVVELPDGRETVDVRGEVHSLLRLADLLDLEPEVKDIRMAQAIVVRVGDYKAAILVDEVLRQQQVVITGFTVPVEEIFHIPILGYGMMGESDALVIDTEEMLQHFQNRVHQGKRKDATE from the coding sequence ATGCAGGAAAGCATTATACAGTGCATCGAAGACATCGAGAAACAGATTCTCGACGTGGCGGATACCGGCCAGAGCGTCGGTGACGCCGTGGAAGCGCTCGGCCTGACACACATGAAGCTGTCCAGCGCGGGCGTCATCGCTATCCTTGACATGCTGACGGAAGGAATCACCCCGCTGAACGACGACATCGTCACGGCCATGCTTGGCGTGTGCGAGGCCCAGAAAAGATTTTTGTTCGCCCTGAGCGGCCAGCTCGATAACACGGCGTCCATGGGCATGATGGAGACCGGAAGCTCGGCCACTGCTCCGATGGAAGAAAACGAGGAAGAAGCCGCCAAGGCCTTTGAAGCACCCGAGGAGAGCACCGAGGCGGAAGTCCCCGAACAGACCGATGAACCCGAGGCCAAGCAGAAAGAACCCAAGGCCGCCAAGCCCAAGCAGGAGAAGCAGACTGCGTCCCAGGCCATCTCCTCCATCCGCGTACCCACTGACTCCCTGGACCGAGTCATCGAACTGGTGGGCAAGCTTATGGTTACCTATGCGGTCATCGCCCAGGGCGGAACCTCCAACCTGGCCCAGGTAACCGCCTCCCTGCGCGAACTGGACAACGTCATAAGCCAGCTTCAACAGGAAGTGGACGCCATCCGGCTGGTACCCCTCAAGCAGATTTTCATGCCCATGCACCGCCTGGTCAAATCACTGAGCCAAAAGATCGGCAAGAAGCTCGACTTTGTTGTTCGCGGAGACGAACTCGCTCTGGACAAGACCATCGTCGAATCCCTCAACGAACCTCTGGTTCACCTGCTCAGGAACGCTGTTGACCACGGCCTCGAGGACGCGGAAGGCCGCAAGCAGGCGGGCAAGAACGACACCGGCAACGTCACCCTGGCCGCCTGGCGCAAGGGCGACAGCGCCTTCATCCAGGTCAAGGATGACGGCAAGGGCCTCGACCCGGATCGCATCCTGAACAAGGCCATTGAAAAAGGGTTGGCAGAAGAAGACAAGGAATACGAAAAGGACGAAATCCTCAACTTCGTGCTCCAGTCCGGCTTCTCCACCGCCGAAAAGATTACCGACGTCTCGGGACGAGGCGTGGGCATGGACGCCGTGGTCAACTCCATCCGCAACACCCTCGACGGCGACGTGACCATCGAGAGCGAACTGGGCAAGGGCGCGGCCTTCACCATTTCCATTCCGCTTGACCGCTCGGCCAACGAAGGCATCGTGGATGCCCTGGTTGCCAGGGTCGGCGGCGAAACCTACATCGTACCCAGCCGCGACGTGGTCGAAATCTACATGCCCAAGCTGCACGAGGTGGTGGAGCTGCCCGACGGACGCGAGACCGTGGACGTACGGGGCGAGGTCCACTCCCTGCTCCGTCTGGCCGACCTGCTCGACCTGGAGCCCGAAGTAAAGGACATCCGCATGGCCCAGGCCATTGTGGTCCGTGTGGGCGATTACAAGGCCGCCATCCTTGTGGACGAAGTGCTCCGACAGCAGCAGGTGGTCATCACCGGTTTCACCGTGCCCGTGGAGGAGATTTTCCATATCCCCATCCTCGGCTACGGCATGATGGGCGAATCGGATGCACTGGTCATCGACACCGAGGAAATGCTCCAGCACTTTCAGAATCGAGTCCACCAGGGCAAACGCAAGGACGCAACCGAGTAG
- a CDS encoding sirohydrochlorin cobaltochelatase yields MKTAIVLAAFGSRHENARASLDHIVERVRRTYPDLPVRVAYTSKTIRGHMEKAGEAVDSVPQALDKLLADGVTHVAVQSLHLIPGTEFHELLGLANELMLKDGGFSRVEVGFPLVAGEAGVEAVAEAILSIGLEGKGDHDAVLFMGHGTKHDGNIYYEALHRAFQKRDTTVHMGAMEAEPGIDAIIQRFHEDGVRKAYLLPFLFGAGWHAARDMVGDAETSWKSRLENAGIQCQAVLKGAGEYDRLVDIWLAHLDDALRRLSRC; encoded by the coding sequence ATGAAAACTGCCATAGTCCTCGCCGCGTTCGGCTCCCGGCACGAAAATGCCCGGGCCTCCCTGGACCACATCGTGGAGCGGGTCCGCCGGACCTATCCCGACCTTCCCGTGCGCGTTGCCTACACCTCCAAGACCATCCGTGGACACATGGAAAAAGCGGGCGAAGCCGTGGACTCCGTGCCCCAGGCCCTGGACAAGCTGCTCGCGGACGGCGTGACCCATGTAGCCGTGCAGTCCCTGCACCTCATCCCCGGCACCGAGTTCCACGAGCTGCTCGGGCTGGCCAACGAGCTGATGCTCAAGGACGGCGGGTTCAGCCGCGTTGAGGTTGGCTTCCCTCTGGTGGCGGGCGAGGCGGGCGTTGAAGCCGTGGCCGAGGCCATCCTCTCCATAGGGCTGGAAGGCAAAGGCGACCACGACGCGGTCCTGTTTATGGGCCACGGCACGAAGCACGACGGAAACATCTATTACGAAGCCCTGCACCGGGCCTTCCAGAAGCGGGACACGACGGTCCACATGGGAGCCATGGAAGCGGAGCCGGGCATCGACGCCATCATCCAGCGGTTCCATGAGGACGGAGTGCGCAAGGCCTACCTGCTTCCCTTCCTGTTCGGGGCGGGCTGGCACGCGGCGCGCGACATGGTCGGCGACGCCGAGACCAGTTGGAAGAGCCGCCTGGAAAATGCGGGCATCCAATGTCAGGCCGTGCTCAAGGGCGCAGGCGAATATGACCGGCTGGTGGACATCTGGCTGGCGCACCTCGACGATGCTCTACGCAGGCTGTCCCGCTGCTAG
- a CDS encoding sirohydrochlorin cobaltochelatase: MFRFPFRPLCVALTLCLVLTAAPALAGHKADGAAKQAIVLAAFGTSYPTGLDSILNIKTRVEKAYPGVPVRLAFTSSIIRKIWSKRRHDPEWQKANQDVPREVLFVKSPLATVADLQDEGYKDLAVQTLHVFAGEEFSDLTNMMIGLRSIRTVKAKSIPFNKLRLGRPALGMPGDAYPYTDDIAAAAAALKGDVDEAKKMGATLVYMGHGNDFYSTGIYSEFQHVMQTSHDYPVFVGCVEGFPGFDELVAELKATGKKKILLKPFMVVAGDHASNDMAGDEDDSWKVMLTRAGFSVTTQLRGLGSVDAWADLYVNHLKDAMAQSHMLPR; encoded by the coding sequence ATGTTCCGTTTTCCGTTCCGCCCGCTCTGCGTGGCGCTGACCCTTTGTCTCGTCCTGACCGCCGCCCCGGCCTTGGCCGGGCACAAGGCCGATGGCGCCGCCAAACAAGCCATCGTTCTGGCTGCTTTCGGCACGTCCTACCCCACGGGCCTCGACTCCATCCTCAACATCAAAACCCGCGTTGAAAAGGCCTACCCCGGCGTGCCGGTCAGGCTGGCCTTCACCTCCTCGATCATCCGCAAAATCTGGAGCAAACGTCGCCATGACCCCGAGTGGCAGAAGGCCAACCAAGACGTTCCGCGAGAGGTCCTGTTTGTGAAAAGCCCGCTGGCCACCGTGGCCGACCTCCAGGACGAGGGATACAAGGATCTCGCGGTCCAGACCCTGCACGTCTTCGCGGGTGAGGAATTCTCCGATCTTACCAATATGATGATCGGCCTTCGCTCCATCCGCACGGTCAAGGCCAAGTCCATTCCCTTCAACAAGCTGCGTCTCGGCCGCCCGGCCCTGGGCATGCCCGGTGACGCTTACCCCTACACCGACGACATCGCCGCTGCGGCTGCTGCTCTCAAGGGCGACGTGGACGAGGCCAAGAAGATGGGTGCCACCCTGGTCTACATGGGTCACGGCAACGACTTCTATTCCACCGGCATCTATTCCGAATTCCAGCACGTCATGCAGACCTCCCACGACTACCCCGTCTTTGTGGGCTGCGTGGAAGGCTTCCCCGGGTTCGATGAACTCGTGGCCGAACTCAAGGCCACAGGGAAGAAAAAAATCCTGCTCAAGCCCTTCATGGTCGTTGCCGGTGATCACGCCTCCAACGACATGGCCGGCGATGAAGACGACTCCTGGAAGGTCATGCTGACCAGGGCAGGCTTCTCCGTAACCACCCAGTTGCGGGGTCTCGGCTCGGTTGACGCCTGGGCCGACCTGTACGTGAACCATCTGAAGGACGCCATGGCACAGAGCCATATGCTCCCCAGGTAA
- a CDS encoding TrmH family RNA methyltransferase: MRRQITQARKERIDAVLAKRQKNLTLVMDNIWDPHNVSAVLRSCDAFGVADVHLYYTTSKWPELGKKSSASAKKWVRRTRHLDAGEMIAGLRKEGKQVLRTGFSASARPVMEFNLTEPTAVILSNEHNGTAPEIAELVPDEIYIPMFGMVQSFNVSVAAAIILYEASTQRQRAGMYDQPSFNEDELAELRAEWYER; this comes from the coding sequence ATGCGACGTCAAATAACACAAGCGAGAAAAGAACGTATCGACGCGGTCCTGGCCAAGCGCCAGAAGAATCTGACTCTGGTCATGGACAATATCTGGGACCCGCACAACGTCTCCGCCGTGCTGCGCAGTTGCGATGCGTTCGGTGTAGCCGACGTGCATCTCTACTACACCACCTCCAAGTGGCCCGAGTTGGGCAAGAAAAGCTCCGCGTCGGCAAAGAAGTGGGTGCGTCGAACCAGGCACCTCGATGCCGGAGAAATGATCGCCGGGCTCAGAAAGGAAGGCAAGCAGGTTCTTCGGACCGGATTCTCCGCCTCGGCCAGACCGGTGATGGAATTCAACCTGACCGAACCCACGGCGGTCATCCTGAGCAACGAGCACAACGGTACCGCCCCTGAGATCGCCGAGCTGGTCCCGGATGAAATCTACATACCCATGTTTGGCATGGTTCAGAGCTTCAATGTATCCGTGGCCGCCGCCATTATACTCTACGAGGCCTCCACCCAGAGGCAGCGGGCCGGGATGTACGACCAGCCGTCGTTCAACGAGGACGAACTCGCCGAGCTCAGGGCCGAGTGGTACGAAAGATAA
- a CDS encoding ASKHA domain-containing protein, whose translation MSIFITTHDGTRLALEPTPGATLARTIFLSRLWHGVPLCSGLGKCGLCRVRYLSDAPEANHDEMRKLGKEAVEEGWRLSCLHPSEPCEIMIPAPRRSQRAIMGHSATTGDFAMAVDLGTTSIHWSVLVDGERVASGHELNPQTGLGSEVMSRLATATTAEGRFVLRALITDRLTELMQIAMNNMGGVCTTLAVSGNSAMTYILLGKKPDDLASAPYTLSYTGGDEKKLGASLPLAYIPPLLAPFVGADISAGLAAIEYGGEPEYPFLLADLGTNGEFVLAMSPEERLCASVPMGPALEGVGLSFGRTASPGAITGFQLTPRGLAAVLFDDSASQPDGMTGTGYLSLAAILRQQGVIDETGLFGKGATPLAARLAENLDQKDGEPVYVLGDDLYLPASDVEEILKVKAAFNLAMSALLKAAGIGPSALKAIHIAGALGEHVNLADLETLGFLPPGTRAKTVKAGNTSLKGTELFVTDPGARAFAEGLPATLTALELAGDESFGEQYLQRMRFTYVD comes from the coding sequence TTGAGCATATTCATCACCACCCATGACGGGACCAGGCTCGCCCTGGAGCCCACTCCGGGCGCGACCCTGGCCCGGACCATCTTTCTCAGCAGACTGTGGCACGGCGTGCCGCTCTGCTCCGGCCTGGGCAAGTGCGGTCTATGCCGGGTCCGTTATCTCTCCGACGCTCCCGAAGCCAATCACGACGAAATGCGCAAGCTCGGCAAGGAAGCCGTGGAAGAGGGATGGCGGCTGTCCTGCCTGCACCCGTCCGAACCGTGCGAGATCATGATCCCCGCACCGCGCCGCAGCCAGCGAGCCATCATGGGGCACTCGGCCACCACCGGCGACTTCGCCATGGCCGTGGACCTGGGCACCACGTCCATCCACTGGTCCGTTCTCGTGGACGGCGAGCGGGTGGCCTCGGGCCATGAGCTGAACCCGCAGACAGGGCTGGGCAGCGAGGTCATGTCCCGCCTGGCCACTGCGACCACCGCCGAGGGACGATTCGTGCTCCGCGCGCTGATCACGGACCGGCTGACAGAGCTGATGCAGATCGCCATGAACAACATGGGCGGCGTATGCACCACGCTCGCCGTGTCCGGCAACTCGGCCATGACATACATCCTGCTCGGCAAGAAACCGGACGACCTGGCCAGCGCACCCTATACCCTCTCCTACACGGGCGGCGACGAGAAGAAGCTCGGCGCGAGCCTGCCTCTGGCCTATATCCCGCCCCTGCTCGCTCCCTTCGTGGGGGCGGACATCTCGGCTGGCCTGGCCGCCATCGAATACGGAGGCGAACCGGAATATCCCTTCCTGCTGGCAGACCTTGGCACCAACGGAGAATTCGTCCTGGCCATGTCACCTGAAGAGCGGCTCTGCGCCAGCGTCCCCATGGGCCCGGCTCTGGAGGGCGTGGGGCTCTCCTTCGGACGGACCGCCTCACCAGGCGCCATCACCGGCTTCCAACTCACCCCCCGGGGGCTGGCCGCCGTCCTGTTTGACGATTCCGCCAGCCAGCCCGACGGCATGACCGGCACCGGCTACCTCTCCCTGGCAGCCATTCTGCGCCAACAGGGCGTCATTGACGAAACAGGCCTTTTCGGCAAGGGTGCGACCCCGCTGGCCGCCCGCCTGGCCGAGAACCTGGACCAGAAGGACGGCGAACCCGTCTACGTCCTGGGCGATGACCTCTATCTCCCGGCCTCGGACGTGGAGGAAATTCTCAAGGTCAAGGCGGCCTTCAACCTGGCTATGTCCGCCCTGCTCAAGGCCGCCGGGATCGGTCCGTCCGCACTCAAGGCGATCCACATCGCCGGAGCCCTTGGCGAACACGTCAACCTGGCCGACCTGGAAACTCTCGGTTTCCTGCCGCCGGGCACCCGTGCCAAGACCGTCAAGGCGGGCAACACCTCGCTCAAGGGCACGGAGCTGTTTGTCACCGACCCGGGCGCGCGCGCCTTCGCCGAAGGCCTTCCCGCCACCCTGACTGCCCTTGAACTGGCCGGAGACGAAAGCTTCGGCGAACAATATCTCCAAAGGATGCGATTCACCTATGTCGATTGA
- the cobI gene encoding precorrin-2 C(20)-methyltransferase translates to MTKHGTLYGIGVGPGDPELLTIKAVRALGEVDVVFAAASTKNDYSTAYAIARPHLKKEVQVIQLGFPMTKDKTELETAWQRNAEIVAEVLDRGENAAFLTLGDPLTYSTYGYLQRTLLRLNPSIRVQAIPGITSFHAAAARIGFVLAESKESLLITSGVTDPDRLEAQLDVADNAVILKAYKNFEEIRATLERLRLDDKTVLVSRLGMDGESILMDIKDAPKTPHYFSLALVRKNEIE, encoded by the coding sequence GTGACGAAACATGGCACTCTCTACGGCATCGGCGTCGGCCCCGGCGACCCGGAACTTTTGACCATCAAGGCGGTCCGCGCCCTGGGCGAGGTGGACGTCGTCTTTGCCGCCGCCTCCACCAAGAACGACTACTCCACGGCCTACGCCATTGCCCGGCCGCATCTTAAGAAAGAGGTCCAGGTCATTCAGCTCGGCTTCCCCATGACCAAGGACAAGACAGAGTTGGAGACAGCCTGGCAACGCAACGCGGAAATCGTGGCCGAAGTCCTGGACCGAGGCGAAAACGCCGCGTTCCTGACCCTTGGCGATCCGCTGACCTACTCCACCTACGGCTACCTCCAGCGCACCCTCCTGCGCCTGAATCCTTCAATCCGCGTTCAGGCCATCCCGGGCATCACGTCCTTTCATGCGGCCGCCGCCAGGATCGGATTCGTCCTGGCCGAATCAAAGGAATCCCTGCTGATCACCTCCGGGGTCACCGATCCCGACCGGCTCGAAGCGCAGCTTGACGTGGCCGACAACGCCGTTATCCTCAAGGCGTACAAAAACTTCGAGGAGATCAGGGCAACCCTGGAGCGGCTCAGATTGGACGACAAGACCGTACTCGTCTCCCGTCTTGGCATGGACGGAGAATCCATTCTCATGGATATCAAGGATGCCCCCAAGACGCCTCACTACTTTTCCCTGGCCCTGGTCAGAAAAAACGAGATCGAATGA